The proteins below come from a single Mauremys reevesii isolate NIE-2019 unplaced genomic scaffold, ASM1616193v1 Contig18, whole genome shotgun sequence genomic window:
- the LOC120393312 gene encoding LOW QUALITY PROTEIN: HLA class II histocompatibility antigen, DM beta chain-like (The sequence of the model RefSeq protein was modified relative to this genomic sequence to represent the inferred CDS: inserted 2 bases in 1 codon): MTLVLWLLSMALGHHGAGGFLMHLASECPLAADGSVLRFDFAFVFNKNPLVCYNEQDRLFEACDMGLLRRMAVDIAAAMNTDPGLRQRVAGGRQACQSQSQHLWSRTGQRRTPPSVRIVSTALSNPAGSVRLTCHVWGFYPAEVGVTWLRNGSPVEPSEDGLSPALANGDWTYQTHVSLLTTPSXRDTYTCHVQHVSLAEPHPEEWGPGLSPGLTVKVSVAVVVLILGLIFLGTGLVFWWRAPAPGYSPLTGHNYAGGST; encoded by the exons ATGACGCTGGTGCTGTGGCTGCTGTCCATGGCTCTGGGCCACCACGGAGCAG GCGGGTTCCTGATGCACCTGGCCAGCGAGTGCCCCCTGGCAGCCGACGGCTCCGTGCTCCGGTTCGACTTCGCCTTCGTCTTCAACAAGAACCCGCTGGTGTGTTACAACGAGCAGGACCGGCTCTTCGAGGCCTGCGACATGGGCCTGCTCAGACGCATGGCCGTGGACATCGCCGCCGCCATGAACACGGACCCCGGCTTGCGCCAGCGCGTGGCAGGGGGGCGCCAGGCCTGCCAGAGCCAAAGCCAGCACCTCTGGAGCCGCACGGGGCAAAGGAGGA cgccccctagtgtccGCATCGTCTCCACGGCCCTGTCGAACCCCGCGGGATCCGTGCGCCTCACCTGCCACGTCTGGGGCTTCTACCCGGCGGAGGTGGGGGTCACCTGGCTGCGGAACGGGAGCCCCGTGGAGCCCAGCGAGGACGGCCTGAGCCCGGCGCTGGCCAACGGCGACTGGACCTACCAGACCCACGTCAGCCTGCTCACCACCCCAAG CCGGGACACCTACACCTGCCACGTGCAGCACGTCAGCCTGGCAGAGCCCCACCCGGAGGAGTGGG GGCCCGGCCTGTCCCCGGGGCTGACGGTGAAGGTCAGCGTGGCTGTCGTGGTGCTGATCCTGGGCCTCATCTTCCTGGGCACCGGCCTGGTGTTCTGGTGGAGGGCGCCCGCCCCGG